The following coding sequences lie in one Bacteroides helcogenes P 36-108 genomic window:
- a CDS encoding SEL1-like repeat protein: protein MKKILLTVICTLCAMVVVAQNDYDTETGIRLYKNENYQAALPYFQRAAKNGSLAALDFLGYMYERGKGVEKNYAIALNLYKKGEARNYAPCLTNIGRLYREGHGVTQNLNTAYTYFMKAAEQNNSDGEYWVYNAKQLGEGTEKDLSGALAYAERAANHGEKWLYTNIGDMYYDGVGTDINKKKAYEWYAKGDGKYDNPTKLRVAEILYSGAVVVSGSPMQQSLAILEKLVAAGYEDARSLHNIVKAEYEKQVEAGNKVTPPRMTDAVKTYLSNYRRPGAPAIESAGHGEIRITFTVTSSGSISNAVYKKRVLVSMDEAAMRMINGMPNWIPGTKGGHNTNMKVTLGISWYPSKEIRMLSYSSN from the coding sequence ATGAAGAAAATATTATTGACAGTTATATGTACTTTATGCGCAATGGTGGTGGTTGCGCAGAATGATTATGATACCGAAACAGGTATTCGTCTTTATAAAAATGAGAATTATCAGGCGGCGCTGCCTTACTTTCAGCGAGCTGCAAAGAATGGAAGTTTGGCTGCTTTGGATTTCCTGGGCTATATGTATGAGCGTGGAAAAGGAGTAGAAAAGAACTACGCCATTGCCTTGAACCTTTATAAAAAGGGAGAGGCACGCAATTATGCCCCTTGTCTGACGAATATCGGACGACTCTATCGAGAGGGACATGGCGTAACCCAAAATCTGAATACAGCTTACACCTATTTTATGAAGGCAGCCGAACAGAATAATAGCGATGGGGAATATTGGGTTTATAATGCAAAACAACTTGGGGAAGGCACTGAAAAGGATTTGTCCGGAGCCTTGGCTTATGCGGAAAGAGCTGCCAATCATGGAGAAAAATGGTTATATACCAACATTGGAGATATGTATTATGACGGCGTAGGAACAGATATAAATAAGAAGAAAGCATACGAATGGTACGCTAAAGGGGATGGGAAATATGATAATCCGACCAAGCTGCGGGTGGCGGAGATACTTTATTCGGGTGCAGTGGTAGTGAGTGGTTCGCCCATGCAGCAATCTCTTGCCATTTTGGAAAAACTTGTGGCGGCAGGATATGAAGATGCCCGTTCTCTGCACAATATAGTGAAGGCTGAGTATGAAAAACAGGTGGAGGCCGGCAATAAGGTAACTCCACCCAGAATGACGGATGCGGTTAAAACTTATCTCAGCAATTATCGGAGACCCGGAGCACCTGCAATAGAAAGTGCCGGGCATGGGGAGATACGGATAACTTTTACCGTAACATCAAGTGGAAGCATTTCCAATGCTGTTTATAAGAAACGCGTATTGGTATCAATGGATGAGGCGGCCATGCGAATGATTAATGGTATGCCAAACTGGATTCCGGGAACAAAGGGCGGACATAATACGAATATGAAGGTTACTTTGGGAATTTCCTGGTATCCATCGAAAGAGATAAGAATGCTGTCTTACTCATCAAATTAA
- a CDS encoding energy transducer TonB translates to MRYIICTWVFLLCTVAAVAQSAYDERTGMSLFNKSSYSEALPYLQRAAKSGSLEAVVALGQMYGEGWGVAKDEKIMMNMYNKAIQKNHAPGLVCLGLYYFNVKANLEEACRLWTKAVSLRSGHACALLASCYYSGRGVASPDTDKAFEYYDKAVSFGYNDAYNYMGIAYFQRKDWGKAYRALAMASEKDCLNNDGKMCLAILYYKGNGTGKDLQKSLKLLQQLKKGGYTAANEIYTEVDAAANVEVAPRFPGGDSAMKAFIKKNLNASLGDRFGVHGSVNVSFYVDENGNIDYIESTHLHSNLDTEARRVVKIMPRWIPGTKGGSPATLKTWVSISF, encoded by the coding sequence ATGAGATATATTATTTGTACGTGGGTATTTCTGCTATGTACTGTGGCGGCAGTGGCGCAAAGCGCCTACGATGAAAGAACCGGCATGAGCCTGTTCAATAAAAGTTCCTATTCGGAGGCTTTGCCCTATTTGCAGCGTGCCGCAAAGTCAGGCAGCCTTGAAGCCGTGGTTGCCTTGGGACAGATGTATGGCGAAGGTTGGGGAGTAGCGAAGGATGAGAAAATTATGATGAACATGTATAATAAGGCTATCCAAAAGAATCATGCCCCAGGATTGGTCTGCTTGGGTCTTTATTATTTCAATGTAAAAGCAAATCTGGAGGAAGCATGTCGTCTATGGACAAAGGCTGTTTCGCTTCGTAGCGGTCATGCCTGTGCTTTGCTTGCATCTTGTTACTATAGTGGGCGTGGAGTTGCTTCGCCAGACACAGATAAAGCTTTTGAATACTATGACAAGGCTGTATCATTTGGATATAACGATGCCTATAACTACATGGGAATAGCATATTTTCAACGAAAAGATTGGGGAAAAGCTTATCGGGCATTAGCAATGGCTTCAGAAAAGGACTGTTTGAACAATGACGGAAAGATGTGTCTTGCCATTCTTTACTATAAGGGAAATGGAACTGGAAAAGATTTACAGAAGTCTTTGAAGCTGCTCCAACAATTGAAAAAAGGTGGTTATACAGCAGCGAACGAAATCTATACAGAGGTAGATGCAGCGGCAAACGTGGAGGTTGCACCTCGCTTCCCTGGTGGAGATAGTGCTATGAAGGCATTTATCAAGAAAAATTTGAATGCTTCGTTGGGTGACCGTTTCGGGGTACATGGCAGTGTCAATGTTTCTTTCTATGTAGATGAAAATGGCAATATTGATTATATTGAATCTACACACCTACATTCCAATCTTGATACGGAAGCCCGCCGGGTGGTTAAAATAATGCCACGCTGGATACCGGGAACTAAAGGAGGCTCGCCTGCCACGTTGAAAACCTGGGTGTCTATATCCTTTTAA
- a CDS encoding WG repeat-containing protein gives MRHFTYLGMKLLLAIVLLASCSSGYDSDVDYSLMPVKQGDKWGFINAKGEYMINPQFDNVSCFADGLAKVRADGKAGFIDKSGKYVISPQYSGATDFYEDRAWVVKPMGAPELIDTKGRSLFTLKQARYVYNYSEGLAIVEDDNERGWVIDKDGKKVFELPEGMSFETNFVDGLAAVRNKDWKYGYVNKKGKNVINCQFDAASFFLNGKAIVKSGDMYGVIDKSGKYVINPQFAEMKADGDRYVIKMGDSYGWCDGKGKIIINPQFQGAYPFYHSDLAVVVMGKKGGYVNTSGKIEINPQFEGVVAFVEKAAWVWTNDKWGLIDKKGKFVANPQFDGIHPIHSKLTALSTKWFQTDGGDRLRWINRLPR, from the coding sequence ATGAGACATTTTACTTATTTGGGAATGAAATTGCTTTTGGCAATCGTCCTGTTGGCTTCTTGCTCCTCCGGTTATGATAGTGACGTGGATTACTCATTGATGCCCGTAAAGCAGGGTGATAAGTGGGGATTTATCAATGCGAAAGGAGAATATATGATTAATCCTCAGTTTGACAATGTATCCTGCTTTGCAGATGGACTGGCGAAAGTGCGGGCTGACGGAAAAGCCGGATTTATAGATAAATCGGGCAAATATGTGATAAGTCCTCAGTACAGTGGCGCAACGGATTTCTATGAAGACAGGGCTTGGGTGGTGAAACCTATGGGAGCACCGGAATTGATAGACACGAAAGGACGTTCCCTCTTTACGTTGAAGCAGGCACGGTACGTCTATAACTATTCCGAAGGATTGGCAATTGTGGAAGATGACAATGAGAGAGGTTGGGTAATCGATAAAGACGGAAAGAAGGTTTTTGAGTTGCCCGAAGGTATGTCTTTTGAGACAAATTTCGTAGATGGGCTGGCTGCTGTGCGAAATAAGGATTGGAAATACGGATATGTGAACAAGAAAGGGAAAAACGTGATAAACTGCCAGTTTGATGCAGCCTCTTTCTTTTTGAATGGAAAGGCGATTGTTAAGTCGGGCGATATGTACGGAGTTATCGATAAGTCCGGCAAGTATGTGATTAATCCCCAATTTGCGGAAATGAAAGCAGACGGTGACCGGTATGTAATAAAAATGGGGGATTCGTATGGCTGGTGTGACGGAAAAGGTAAGATTATTATCAATCCACAGTTTCAAGGGGCTTATCCGTTCTATCATTCGGATTTGGCGGTTGTTGTCATGGGAAAGAAGGGCGGTTATGTCAATACATCGGGAAAGATAGAAATCAATCCTCAGTTTGAAGGAGTTGTTGCATTTGTGGAAAAGGCAGCTTGGGTGTGGACAAACGATAAGTGGGGACTGATAGACAAGAAAGGCAAGTTTGTGGCAAATCCTCAATTTGACGGGATTCATCCTATACACTCGAAGCTCACGGCACTTTCTACGAAATGGTTTCAGACGGATGGTGGGGACAGACTGCGGTGGATAAACCGACTGCCAAGATAG
- a CDS encoding DUF5683 domain-containing protein, protein MMRSLIVPGWGQMYKGSTVKGLCILGGEVALAAGIIVSDNLRSSYVKKMHEQPKHQQTYNTRADNWENVRNACIGGAAVLYVYNSGIRQHRARQKQCGGAHPEPREDY, encoded by the coding sequence ATGATGCGCTCGCTTATTGTGCCCGGTTGGGGACAAATGTACAAGGGTAGCACCGTGAAGGGGCTTTGCATTCTGGGTGGAGAAGTGGCGCTTGCTGCCGGCATCATTGTTTCCGATAACCTGCGCAGCTCCTACGTCAAGAAAATGCACGAGCAGCCCAAGCACCAGCAAACTTACAACACGAGGGCGGACAATTGGGAGAACGTGCGTAATGCCTGCATAGGCGGTGCGGCGGTACTTTATGTCTATAACTCCGGCATCCGGCAGCACAGGGCAAGGCAAAAACAGTGCGGTGGTGCTCACCCTGAGCCGCGAGAAGATTACTAA
- a CDS encoding DUF3226 domain-containing protein, whose translation MSKLKESFSYYLFVEGKNDLHVISSLCGCHHVNQNFNIKPCESVENVVGLFRLALTNPLAYQRIGIVLDADVDIEKRWKQLVDVLKGSGKYDCDGLELSPDGLILHPVNDYDAIVGIWIMPDNTLKGMLEDFALNMIPAGDSLFLKSEAILSELESTGIQRYKQVHRSKAKIHTFLAWQDEPGKPIGQAITAHILNPDAEQAKIFVDWLNKLYN comes from the coding sequence ATGAGTAAGCTAAAAGAGAGTTTCTCTTATTATTTGTTTGTTGAGGGGAAAAATGATCTTCATGTTATTTCTTCTTTATGTGGCTGTCACCATGTGAACCAGAATTTCAATATTAAACCCTGTGAAAGCGTAGAAAATGTTGTCGGATTATTCAGGCTTGCGCTTACCAATCCCTTAGCTTATCAGCGTATAGGAATTGTGCTTGATGCTGATGTGGATATAGAGAAACGGTGGAAACAATTGGTGGATGTATTGAAGGGAAGTGGCAAATATGATTGTGACGGTTTGGAGCTGTCTCCCGATGGCTTGATATTGCATCCGGTGAATGACTATGATGCGATTGTAGGCATCTGGATTATGCCTGACAACACTTTGAAAGGGATGTTGGAGGACTTTGCCTTAAATATGATTCCGGCAGGAGATTCTTTGTTTCTGAAATCTGAAGCGATATTGTCCGAATTGGAATCGACGGGAATCCAACGTTATAAACAAGTTCATCGCTCTAAAGCTAAAATACATACATTCTTGGCATGGCAAGATGAACCCGGGAAACCTATAGGGCAGGCTATTACTGCTCACATTTTGAATCCGGATGCTGAACAGGCAAAGATTTTTGTAGATTGGCTGAATAAGTTATATAATTAA
- a CDS encoding AAA family ATPase: MKSLYIKNYKNLRELSLDSLARVNLIVGRNNVGKSTLLEAVSIYLANGNDEWLKTILDFRGEMVNVDFTKGEVDSAKVLLEHYSSLFVGRKMDFTDSTAISIGEQHDKVNIRLVHIAEEQRELQTKRWTYNDADIESNNHSFQYIGDGLEVFSGSGSPVIIPFFQRSVLGNVKDKIPFEYVLAGDFYLRRSVLLFDRISLSDREEYVLEALRIIEPGIDRLNFLNENEYSNRRVPFVTLKGTGERVRLSSMGDGINRILAIILALVNCKDGVFLLDEFETGLHYTVQNRLWEIIFMLSQKMNIQVFVSSHSRDCIDSFIAVNKEKQGQIIRLDNRNGDIVAVNYNDEKAMGFIAQNDVEIR; this comes from the coding sequence ATGAAGTCGTTGTATATCAAAAACTATAAGAACCTAAGAGAGCTGTCGCTTGATTCACTCGCCCGGGTCAACCTGATAGTGGGGCGCAACAATGTGGGGAAATCTACGTTGCTGGAAGCTGTTTCCATTTATTTGGCAAACGGGAATGACGAGTGGCTGAAAACGATTTTGGATTTCAGGGGAGAAATGGTGAATGTGGATTTCACTAAAGGAGAAGTGGATTCAGCTAAGGTCTTGTTGGAACATTATAGTTCTTTGTTTGTTGGGCGTAAGATGGACTTTACGGATTCTACGGCTATCTCCATTGGTGAGCAGCATGATAAGGTGAACATCAGGCTTGTACATATAGCCGAGGAACAGAGAGAATTGCAGACCAAACGTTGGACTTATAATGATGCAGATATCGAATCAAATAATCATTCATTTCAGTATATAGGTGACGGCTTGGAAGTGTTCTCCGGTTCTGGTTCTCCTGTGATAATACCTTTCTTTCAGCGTAGCGTTTTGGGTAATGTGAAGGATAAAATACCATTTGAATATGTATTGGCAGGGGATTTTTATCTTCGAAGAAGTGTTTTGCTTTTCGACCGTATATCCTTGTCCGACAGAGAAGAATATGTTTTGGAAGCTTTGCGTATTATAGAACCCGGAATTGACCGGCTGAACTTCTTGAATGAAAATGAATATTCCAATCGGCGTGTTCCTTTTGTTACTTTAAAGGGTACGGGTGAACGTGTCCGTCTGAGTTCGATGGGTGATGGTATCAACAGAATTCTTGCAATAATTCTTGCCTTGGTCAATTGCAAGGACGGTGTTTTCTTATTGGATGAATTTGAAACGGGACTTCACTATACAGTACAGAACCGGTTGTGGGAAATTATCTTCATGCTTTCTCAAAAAATGAATATTCAAGTGTTTGTCTCTTCGCATAGCCGGGATTGTATAGACAGTTTCATTGCTGTAAATAAAGAAAAACAAGGGCAGATTATCCGTCTGGATAATAGAAACGGAGATATTGTTGCCGTAAACTATAATGATGAGAAGGCAATGGGATTCATAGCACAAAATGATGTTGAAATACGATAG
- a CDS encoding CXXX repeat peptide modification system protein, with translation MKKLVGTVTEEEKIEIQTLFERRNGLNELAKIVTIDNEALYEKLVKDLGETGRKFQNWWDCMANQYQWEKSENGSWEINFSTNEIYLVYEN, from the coding sequence ATGAAAAAATTAGTTGGAACCGTTACGGAAGAAGAGAAAATAGAGATTCAAACTCTTTTTGAACGCCGCAATGGCTTGAATGAATTGGCAAAGATTGTGACAATAGATAATGAAGCTTTGTATGAGAAACTGGTAAAAGACTTGGGAGAGACTGGACGAAAATTTCAGAATTGGTGGGATTGTATGGCAAACCAATATCAATGGGAAAAGTCAGAAAATGGTAGTTGGGAAATAAATTTCAGTACGAACGAAATATATTTAGTTTATGAGAATTGA
- a CDS encoding CXXX repeat peptide maturase: MLKYLVVLLDDTAVSYCHYDNPKTECKRISLSDLEAAILWAMKENLMLQFVYPAYELPQEYTTAIETMFHCKIMPAVCSKEADIVVMDCWEDLMTCRLNKDRVYVLRTGKKDFFDCHDKIEGVLTQVARLNVILTDVETFTETDFDIYKSALETFIPSLSDLCQKGAMPQLNLLTDRMMLDAMNNCNAGWESVTLAPDGNFYTCPAFYLSGNGYPIGSLDKGLSIKNPQLYRLEYAPLCRHCDAYQCKRCIWLNSKMTLEVNTPSHEQCVTAHLERNVSRDLLQEIRRFKDCFSNKEIKELSYLDPFDIRKDLK, encoded by the coding sequence ATGCTGAAATATTTAGTTGTTCTATTGGACGATACCGCTGTCTCTTATTGCCATTATGACAATCCGAAGACTGAATGTAAACGAATCAGTTTATCGGATCTTGAAGCCGCCATTCTTTGGGCGATGAAGGAGAACTTGATGCTCCAGTTCGTCTATCCTGCTTATGAATTGCCGCAAGAATACACAACTGCCATTGAAACAATGTTTCATTGCAAAATTATGCCTGCGGTTTGTAGCAAGGAAGCAGATATTGTTGTGATGGATTGTTGGGAGGATTTAATGACCTGCCGTTTGAATAAAGATAGAGTTTATGTGTTGAGAACGGGAAAGAAAGATTTCTTTGATTGTCATGACAAAATAGAGGGAGTGTTGACTCAGGTTGCTCGTTTGAACGTTATATTGACAGATGTAGAAACCTTTACAGAGACAGATTTTGATATTTATAAATCAGCATTGGAGACATTTATCCCATCGCTGAGTGATTTATGTCAAAAAGGGGCAATGCCTCAACTGAATCTGTTGACTGACCGCATGATGCTTGATGCCATGAACAATTGTAATGCCGGATGGGAAAGTGTGACATTAGCACCGGATGGGAATTTCTATACATGTCCTGCATTTTATTTGTCGGGTAATGGTTATCCCATCGGTAGCCTTGACAAAGGGCTTTCCATAAAAAATCCTCAATTGTATCGTCTGGAATATGCACCTCTTTGTCGGCATTGCGATGCTTATCAATGCAAACGTTGCATTTGGTTGAACAGTAAAATGACGTTAGAAGTAAATACCCCTTCGCATGAACAGTGTGTGACTGCACATCTGGAACGGAATGTATCGCGTGATTTATTGCAGGAGATACGCCGATTTAAAGATTGCTTTTCAAATAAGGAGATAAAGGAACTAAGTTATTTAGACCCATTTGATATACGAAAAGATTTAAAATGA
- a CDS encoding radical SAM peptide maturase, CXXX-repeat target family — MIRIKTNDVWKGGMAKSITFIVTKDCQLACKYCYLVGKNSNERMPWEVAKQAVDYILNHENDFAEESVVWDFIGGEPFLEIDLIDRICDYIKMEQFKKHHHWFNSYRFSFSTNGINYHEEKVQRFIDKNKNHLSIGITIDGTELKHDINRVYKASGKGSYQDVVRNIPLWLSQFPDASTKVTISSADIPYIKESVLHLYALGIHQVNINCVFEDVWKTGDDALFEEQLLLLADTIIDEGYYQDYACSFFSEHLGVPLDCKLQNQNWCGAGMMLAVDANGNFYPCTRFAQYSLRNKKAWIIGNIHDGIDKNKLRPFLMLDRCTQSTQECIDCEVASGCAWCQGENYDAADTPTIYQRSTAICKMHKARVRANNYYWSKLRYRQEADEKYNTNKMTLC, encoded by the coding sequence ATGATTCGAATTAAAACAAATGATGTATGGAAAGGTGGAATGGCTAAATCCATCACTTTTATCGTCACCAAAGATTGCCAACTTGCCTGCAAATATTGCTATCTCGTAGGAAAGAACTCAAATGAGCGAATGCCTTGGGAAGTAGCCAAGCAGGCTGTTGACTATATTCTCAATCATGAGAATGACTTTGCGGAGGAGTCGGTAGTATGGGATTTTATTGGTGGAGAACCTTTTTTAGAGATAGATCTGATAGACAGAATTTGTGATTATATCAAGATGGAACAGTTTAAGAAGCACCATCATTGGTTTAATTCTTATCGTTTCAGCTTCTCTACCAATGGCATCAACTACCATGAAGAAAAAGTCCAGCGGTTTATAGACAAGAATAAGAACCATCTCAGCATTGGCATTACCATTGATGGAACAGAACTGAAGCATGATATCAATCGGGTGTATAAGGCAAGCGGGAAAGGATCATATCAAGATGTAGTGCGTAATATTCCTTTATGGTTGTCGCAATTTCCTGATGCAAGTACGAAAGTCACCATCAGCAGTGCCGATATACCTTATATAAAAGAAAGTGTTCTTCATCTTTATGCGTTAGGAATCCATCAGGTGAATATAAACTGTGTGTTCGAGGACGTTTGGAAAACAGGAGATGATGCCTTGTTTGAAGAACAGTTGCTGCTGTTGGCGGACACTATCATTGATGAAGGTTATTACCAGGACTACGCCTGTTCTTTTTTCAGTGAACATCTCGGTGTTCCGTTAGATTGCAAATTACAGAATCAGAACTGGTGCGGCGCAGGAATGATGCTTGCCGTAGATGCAAACGGAAACTTCTATCCTTGTACTCGTTTTGCACAATACTCTCTGCGTAACAAGAAAGCTTGGATTATTGGAAATATTCATGATGGTATTGATAAGAATAAGCTACGCCCTTTTCTTATGTTGGATCGCTGTACCCAGAGTACACAGGAGTGCATTGATTGTGAAGTGGCGAGTGGTTGTGCGTGGTGTCAGGGCGAGAATTATGATGCAGCCGATACGCCAACTATTTATCAGCGTTCTACCGCTATCTGCAAGATGCATAAAGCACGAGTACGAGCCAATAACTACTATTGGAGTAAACTTCGTTATAGGCAAGAAGCAGACGAAAAATATAATACCAATAAAATGACGTTATGCTGA